The genomic stretch TCATTGAAATAAACTCCTTTGATTTAGTTTGAAATTTTTACTGTCTTGTTTAAAGTCAAATCGCCTTTCTTTTATTAAATATTGTTTTTCACATTCGTTATATTTAATTGGATATCGGTAGCGTTGTATTGAATTTGAAACATAGCCGTATAAATTGTTTTTTGCATTAAAACCATCATGATTGGTTTCGTCTCGACTAAAATCATTAGTCGTTAGATGAACAAGCATATAAATTCCGAATTTTTTACTATACCAAGTATTAAGTCGTAAAAATAATATATTTTTGTAACGAAAAATAAAAAATCAAAGCGGCGGCGTTTGAAATTTAATATATTTACAGACAAATTAATGAAAGGATTTATTTATGAAATTCAATAAATCGGCTGTTTTGTGCTTTGCGTTTTTGATTATTTGCTCAATAAGCGCTAAAAAAAATGAAAAAAAAGAAAGTTCTTCGGAAATGACGACATCAATAAAAACTACGTCTGCGCCGCTTAATCCCGATTCGACCGACGAATGTATTCTTATGAAAGAAATTTGCGATGCGGCGGTTGATTTTCAGAGGGAATATAACGCTATGCCCGACGGTGACGAGAAGAAAGAAATGGTTCAAGTTCTTAACGGATATATTCTTCATTGTGAAAAGGCGCGTAAAGATTGTTCAAAAAGCTTAAAATAGCCGTTTTTTTTGCAGTTATAAACGGTTATGCTGGTTTTGTTGAAATTAACAGTTCGCCGTCCGGGGCAAAAATAATAATCAATGACAAAGAAACGGGACTGACAACTCCGAAAGTAGTTGAAATTAAAAGCAGTTCGGCTCAAATAAATGTATCTCTTGAAAATTATAATTTTCGCGAAAGAACAATTTTCGTTCCGGCGCACGATACGGTACGTCTTTCTTTTACACAAATGCAAATTTCGGATACCATATCTATTTTTGGCGACCGTTCGCACGGGATATTGAACTTACCGTCTCCGCCGGACGGCATTCCTTATTTGATTGACGGATATATTGAAAACGACAGCAGAAAAATACTTTTGAACGCAGGCGAACACAACGTTTATTGGAACGGCGGAATAGAATACGAACCGATTGACACTTTCGTAGAGGTTGAAGTCGGTAAAATTGCCAACGTAGATTTTGCTTTTAATTATAGAACCGCTACATTGTTTGTAGAAACCGAACCGGAAGAAGCAAAGATTTTTCTTGACGGTAAATTAGCCGGAGTCGGTATTTTGTTTTGTAATACAAAAGCCGGTAAGCATAATATTTCTATTTCGTATAGAGGGTATCGTACAAATGAGCAGGAGATAACGATACTGCCGGATCGTATGCAGAAATTGAACATAAAATTAGAGCGGCTTTTCGATAACGACGATGTTAATAAATGCCTTGACATATATGGAACATATGAAGATTGTCCAAAAAATAAAAAGATTGACGAACTCAAAAAACTCGGTAAATTTTTAGGCGACTACTTGAATCGTCAGCCGTTTTCAATAGAAGCGTCCGCTATTTCCGTTCAATATAGAACCGCAACCGACAAAAAATTCCGTGACATAGTTTCGCTTTTTAACGACGGGACGTTAATAGGGACGAATTACAGAGGATTTTCATTTTTCAACAAGTTATGGATTGCCAAATCTTTTGTAATAGTATCGGCTGAGTACGGGCAAGGATTCGGTGGAGTCAAGTACAAAAAACCGTACCAAATAGATATAGGGGAAAGTTCGCCGGAGTATAAAAATTGTTATCTTATTTACGATGAATTTTTGGATGTTAATCCGGAATTGTTTTTTAATTCGTATTCTGGGCAAATAGGATTTAGAGCAGGAGACAGGGGCTTGTCGATTGCGATTTTGGTAGGTTATTTGCGTGAGAAAATTACGTTGAACGGAATTTCAAAAAAGATTGCCGACGATCGTTATGAATACTTGTCGATTGAAAAACGAAACGACACTTGGATCACAAGTTTAAGGGCGGTAATCGCTCCTAAAGCGGTGGTTTTCTGTCCTTCTATATATGCGGAATTATCGCTTACTCCGGTAAGCGGTTACGATGTCAGCGGCTGGGTATCTTTGAGAACGGGAGTTATTATCCCTTGGTGGTATTCAAAACAATAAAAAAGTAGTATTTTTCTCGACGTTTACAAAAGTGTCCGAAATTTAATTTTTCTATTGCGTTTTAAGAAATAATTATATTAATTTGCTAAAATGGAAATTTTATTTAAGGAGAGTTTTATGAAAAAATTTTTGTTTACGGTTTTGTTTTTTTCCGCTGCGATATATGCGCATTTTGAGGTTCTTTATACAGTAAAAACCGAGATTGAAAGCGGAAACGAGGTGAAAATTTCATCGTTTTTTACTCATCCGTATGACGGAGAACCGATTTTAAAGCGCGGAATGGACGAAAACGGGAACGTTTTGGGCGTCAAGGAAATTTTTGTCGTCCATAAAGGTAAAAAAACCGATTTATCGTCATCGGTAAAGGCGGTTCAGTGGGCGACAAAATCAAGCAAAGCGTCGGGTAGCGAAATCGTTTTGTCGGGGAATGATTTCAAATCGGCAGGCGACTACGGCGTAGTTATCGTTCCGCATCCGTATTGGGAAGAACAGGAAGGTTTATATATTCAGCAGATAACGAAATTGTTTGTCAACAAAGGCGGGTTTGATACCGATTGGCAAAACAGAATCGCCGACGGATATACCGAAATCATTCCGCTCAGTAATCCTTACAACGTCACTGTCGGACAAATTTTTCGTGCAAAAGTCGTAGATAACGAAGGAAATCTCGTGCCGAATTCGGTGGTAGAAATTGAATTGCTGAATTATCCGGTAAATCAGGCTAAGTATTTTTACGGCGGCAAGACTATTACCGTTAACGACAAAAAAGGAACGAACACGGTAGTTACCGACGATAACGGCGTTTTTGCGTTTGTTCCGCAAGCGGCGGGTTTTTGGGGATTTGCGGCGCTTTCCGCCGGAAGCGACAAAGAGTTTAACGGTAAAGAATTGGAACAAGATCCGATAATTTGGATTCAGGTGGAAGACTGATATAAATATTTGGGAATTATATACATGTGCATATTGCACAACTATAATTCCCAAATAATTTGCGGACGTTATTTCTTAGACCTTTTTTCTGTAAAAAAATCGGTTTCAAACAAATTCTCTAACGAGTCGATAAGCAATATCTCATATCCTTCAAATTCTTTGATCTTTATCAAAATACTGTCGGCAGGCATAGCGAAAAGTCCTGTAGTCAAAATATCCGAGACTAAGGAACTTTCTCCCGTAACAGACAAAGAAATATTTTTAGAAGCCGGATATCCGGTTTTCGTATCAAAGATATGATGAACTTTTGCTCCGGATCTCGCAATTCTAAACCGTTCATAATCACCGCTTGTGTTTATAGCTTTTGAATTGAGCGCTATAGTTTTTAAAACTTCTCCGCCCCGAGGGTTTTTTATTCCCACGATTATCTGAGCGCCGCCGACTTTACTTCCGGAAACAAAAATGTCGCCGCCGATATTGACAATAAAATTACGAAATTCATAATTCAGTAAAGTATCTTTAATCTTATCAATAGCAAAACCTTTAGCGACGGCGCCTAAGTCGATTTTTATTTCAGGATTTTCAAAAACTACTCGTTTAGGATTTTCAAGCAACGATATTTTTGTGTAATCGACATTACGTAAAACTTGTGACAATGTGTCTGAAATACTGCTGTCTTTTGGGTCGGGAAGAAAAGAATTTTGCGAATTTATATCCCAAAAATCTTTCAACGGTTTGATTGAAATATCAAAATATCCGTCTAATTTCTCAGAATAAAAATTCGCGGTTTTTATCATATAAAACAAATCGTCTGAAATTTCAAGAGTATCCGTTTGACGATTATTACATTTTGAGATTTCCGAATCTTCGTTTGACGGAGAAAATTTATATTCCCAGTCGTCCATAAAATTTTCTATTTTTTTAAACATTTCTTCGTTTTTGATTTGTGCGTTTTTATTTGAGAAAAATGTAATTTCAACAAGCGTATCCATTTTCAGAAACATTTTTTTTTGTACATTTTTGGAGCAGGAAAGCGCCAAAACAGATAGAAATAAAATTGCAATTCTCATTTGCCGCCTATCTTTTGCGGAAGTTGCAAATGAGTCGCCATCGCCCAAAAACGAAGTCCGCTCGCAACAATTGTCGCCGACAAAATTTGCCCGTATTCGTTAAAGCCGGCTTTTTTAGCCAAAAGCATAAAAATTACTCCTATAATTGAAGCGGTCGCGTAAAAATCACGTCTGAGAACTAACGGAATTTCACGAACTAAAACGTCCCGAATTATTCCTCCGCCGCATGACGTAATCATTCCCATCATAATAATTCCGACAACACCGAAACCTGCCGAAATCGCCTTTGCGGCGCCGATTGCCGAGAAAATACCAAGCCCTATCGCATCAAAAATCTGAACAACGCTCCATTGCTTTTCGGAACGCCTTGCAATGCTTTCCGCTCTTGACAGAACAACGATTGAGCCTGTAATACAGATAATCAAGTAAAGTTCGTTTTGAAAACATGCAGGAGGAGTTTGACCTATCAAAACATCTCTCACGATTCCGCCGAATACGCCGGTAACAATAGCCAAAACCGTAACGCCCAAAATATCCAAATTGTGTCTTACCCCGCGAACCGCTCCGGAAACGGCAAACGCCAAAGTCCCCGCAATATCCAAAATCCACAAAAACATTTCCATTATCGGCTACTCCTGCGAATACCTTTCGCGTCCATAGTTATTTTACCGAATTTCATAAGATTTCCAGCCAATTTTTTGAAACTTTTTTTGCTTGTTCCAAACAT from Chitinispirillales bacterium encodes the following:
- a CDS encoding PEGA domain-containing protein; translated protein: MFKKLKIAVFFAVINGYAGFVEINSSPSGAKIIINDKETGLTTPKVVEIKSSSAQINVSLENYNFRERTIFVPAHDTVRLSFTQMQISDTISIFGDRSHGILNLPSPPDGIPYLIDGYIENDSRKILLNAGEHNVYWNGGIEYEPIDTFVEVEVGKIANVDFAFNYRTATLFVETEPEEAKIFLDGKLAGVGILFCNTKAGKHNISISYRGYRTNEQEITILPDRMQKLNIKLERLFDNDDVNKCLDIYGTYEDCPKNKKIDELKKLGKFLGDYLNRQPFSIEASAISVQYRTATDKKFRDIVSLFNDGTLIGTNYRGFSFFNKLWIAKSFVIVSAEYGQGFGGVKYKKPYQIDIGESSPEYKNCYLIYDEFLDVNPELFFNSYSGQIGFRAGDRGLSIAILVGYLREKITLNGISKKIADDRYEYLSIEKRNDTWITSLRAVIAPKAVVFCPSIYAELSLTPVSGYDVSGWVSLRTGVIIPWWYSKQ
- a CDS encoding DUF4198 domain-containing protein; the encoded protein is MKKFLFTVLFFSAAIYAHFEVLYTVKTEIESGNEVKISSFFTHPYDGEPILKRGMDENGNVLGVKEIFVVHKGKKTDLSSSVKAVQWATKSSKASGSEIVLSGNDFKSAGDYGVVIVPHPYWEEQEGLYIQQITKLFVNKGGFDTDWQNRIADGYTEIIPLSNPYNVTVGQIFRAKVVDNEGNLVPNSVVEIELLNYPVNQAKYFYGGKTITVNDKKGTNTVVTDDNGVFAFVPQAAGFWGFAALSAGSDKEFNGKELEQDPIIWIQVED
- a CDS encoding FAD:protein FMN transferase → MRIAILFLSVLALSCSKNVQKKMFLKMDTLVEITFFSNKNAQIKNEEMFKKIENFMDDWEYKFSPSNEDSEISKCNNRQTDTLEISDDLFYMIKTANFYSEKLDGYFDISIKPLKDFWDINSQNSFLPDPKDSSISDTLSQVLRNVDYTKISLLENPKRVVFENPEIKIDLGAVAKGFAIDKIKDTLLNYEFRNFIVNIGGDIFVSGSKVGGAQIIVGIKNPRGGEVLKTIALNSKAINTSGDYERFRIARSGAKVHHIFDTKTGYPASKNISLSVTGESSLVSDILTTGLFAMPADSILIKIKEFEGYEILLIDSLENLFETDFFTEKRSKK
- a CDS encoding trimeric intracellular cation channel family protein, which produces MEMFLWILDIAGTLAFAVSGAVRGVRHNLDILGVTVLAIVTGVFGGIVRDVLIGQTPPACFQNELYLIICITGSIVVLSRAESIARRSEKQWSVVQIFDAIGLGIFSAIGAAKAISAGFGVVGIIMMGMITSCGGGIIRDVLVREIPLVLRRDFYATASIIGVIFMLLAKKAGFNEYGQILSATIVASGLRFWAMATHLQLPQKIGGK